The following nucleotide sequence is from Pochonia chlamydosporia 170 chromosome 4, whole genome shotgun sequence.
TATTAAGGGCCACAGGGATAATCCAAAATTGGGGCAAGACTCCATGATATCATGATGGTATTTGGCTGGAGCAATGCTGCCTGCTGTGATGCCGCCTGTCTTCGGCATGACAAGGCTCTTTACGACTCTGGAGGATAGTTTCCTAAGAAATTGACGTGGCGGTTAGTTTGCCACCAAAAGGGAAAGCTTATCTGATTCAGAGAGATAGCATAGGTTATCTTCAATTGGTAATAGTATTGAAGCATTTGGTGAAGGAAAGGTTCCAGAAAAATTGACCTTGGGGCAGCATCGTGCTGCATGTTGGAAAAGTCATACTCAGCGGCCGCAGATCCCCTTCTGAGTATTTTCGTGTCGAATACAGTCCCTACGAAAATATATTTGCTACTGAAAAATAAATTGCCATTGAATCACACGGTATGGAGTTGCACTTCATGGGCTATTGTGTTTGTAGTGACTACATTTGTCATAGATCTTGCCTTTTGTGATGCAGCTCAGATCATCCTTCTAGAATAAAGCGGGTACCAAACCTTGCTGTTGAATGTTGAGCATCTGCGACATGTTGAAAGGTGTCCAAGCTAAAGCTGTTGACCGCATGAACTCTTTCATTGTCCATGAACAACTTGGAATGTTTTTAATGCTAATTTTAGTACCCTTCTCATAATATGAAAGTCGATTTTTAATTTTGGCCAATGCTAAGTTTATGAAACGGGAGCGCCCACAGTAAGGGCGGTAGAATTACAACTTCCAATTGATCGTACACCCAAGTAAACGGTTTTTGTGGTGCACGATTTCCCCACGAAGTTCTTCGCAGGGTAGGTAGCTACCAAatggtttttttttttttttaagtAGAGGACAACGTATGGTACTGCCAGACCGTTAATTGGAATTATGGCGCCGTTAGCTAAGCGACAGTACTAATGTCCAAGTGTCGTAGTAAGTGAGAGCGGAGCCCAAACGAAATATGGTAATTGTGTGCAAAGGATGAAGTTTAGATCAAATGATATCTGAGTACCAACGTGATGAGTACTTGCATGAAACTCTAGGGGGGGGAGTAGTTTGCCCCAAGACACTGTGAAGCTTCATCTGCATATGGACCAATCAAAAGCCGCGAAACGCTCGGATAAAggttccatcccatccagccaATCAGAGCTCTGTAGGAGCAGCCTCTTATTCCCATCAGTGCCAGTTGAACTTCAACCTCTCGTGATAATAACATGATGGGCCCAGCCGTAGCTACAGTTCCTTCATATTCTATGAATGCCTCATCTTCGTTGTTTTCGAAGAAATACTTCGTGGCTGATGCCCCATCGTTATCAAACCCGCCTAGCAACGAGCCTCGATGTCGAATCGCGCGACTGCCGCTGCTCATGGGAGCAATCTGGGACTTGCAATGTTGCTTTTGATAGGAGCATGACCAGAATTTGAGTGGAGAGGAAGCCGAATAGCTTCATCATGTCGCGCAGAGCTGGCACCTAGACATCCCATGATGTTGCATCCTTTGTCAGGTGGCAAAGAACACCAGGGCTGGACTCCCGACCGCGACGAACTCTACAGGGTGGATTCCAATCTTCTGGGAAATTTGGGACGATGGATCACGATAATTCCAGCAGATGAAGTAGGATACCAAGGTGCGTCAGTTAAGCCGGCTGCTTGTGTCCTAGTGCACTTTGCTTCGACCACAGCCCGCCAGAGCAAGGGGTGCTCCTGCTCGGTCGGTATCACTCTACACGATCTGCCTATCAATGGGCCACGGGTTCCGTTCGATTTAATCTAGAGTCACGGGAGCCGTTGTGACTGGTCCTTGAGATTTGCGAATTCTAGTCGGAAACTTGACTCGAAGCAGGCCAACCGGTGCTCTGACGACTCACAGACAATGAAAAATTTGCAGCAACAAGATACCAGAATGACGACCTATACGAAGGAAATATTTGCGGAAAATGCGCAGGAGGGCAGATACCTGGATATAAAATCAAAACATGATCAACCGGATCTGCAAGTACGGGGCGGCAAAATGGGTGGCGCCGGAAGTGCTGCAAACTTGGTGACGGTGAACCGCCGCTGGGCTACTTGTGCACATACCATATGGATTCCGTCCGCTACGTCCTCCTTTTCCCTCCAACCGCGATTCTGGCACCGAATAGGCAACATTGCAGTCAACGTGGCTCATCCAGGCTGTTGTGTTTAGCCGTCAGTGGGGTGTGTGCTACTCAATGGTGCTGCGATCCACGCGCATATCCTATGTGGAAACACCGGGATGCCCACTACTCGTTTTTAATGAATCACAAATGCTCAAAACGCGTCGGATTTTGAGGTTTGTCGACGGCCGATAGGGTAATTATCGATCAGAGCGCCACCAAGGCCCAACAGCGCCGACGACCACGACGAACCATTTCTTGCGGGTTgaaatggcttcaaacatTGCTGTTCCGTTGGTTCTATGATGGGCGACTACCAATGTGGCTATAGTAGCGCACCCAGGCTGTGGTGCGGTGCTAACAAAGACTCATCCGAGCAGCCACCATCGCCTTGGGCACTGtatcaatcaatcaatccgTGGTGCCCCACCATGTGGTGATGAGAAATTTTTGCCAATACCAGAGCCGCCTCTTTGCTTCATCTCATACCAATCCAGGCATTACATTAGTCTGACGTCAGAAGTCGATCAGTCTATTATTGTTCGTCTCAAAGATTCCAACTACCAGGCCGCCGCCTATCACCAGATTACAAAGCAAAAATCAGGGTCTTGAGTTGCGATATCTTCGGATATGGGAGTATTTTGGTCCGAAGCGAAACAATGCACAAGGCTCTGCGCCAAGCCGTTTCGTACCACAAGCATTTAATCGACAGCCATACGGCTCCGTGCCGCGGATCACAACCCGGTTTCTTGCGCGTTTTGCCCTTGTTTGGCGATACTATTCATGGCTTCACGTTTTCGACCATTGCTGCCAGCTCAGTCTCCCCGGCAATCTAACAATCCCGAAGTTCCGGACGTGGAACAAGAGCGACGTCCTGTTTTGGTCGCATGCTCAGCTTGTCAAAAGGCAAAAACAAAGGTGGATTTTAGCTCTCGCCCATTTCGCGATATACGAGCATAGTATTAAAGCTCTGTATTTCTAGTGTAGTGGCGACCGACCCATCTGCTACAGATGCGGCACCAGAAACATTCCTTGTGAATATGATGCTGAACCTAATCAGACTCGCGCTTCCTCGAGACGAGCCGCTGGTGAGCAGCTTCGTGAGCTCTTCAACTACCTACAGACGAGATCATGGAACGAAGCGGTGGGAATTTTAAGGCGTATCCGAGAAACGGCAGACCCTTTGGAGGTTGTCCGCCTTGTTAGGGATGGCGATCTTCTGTTACTCCACGCTGGGCCAGAGGAAAAGCAGATGGTGTCTGTAGAGCCACAAAGCCCTTCCCAACACCCAAGCCGACTAATCCCCATCACAACCTCGCCTTGGACTACTGTTACTGACAGTAGTACCCTTAAACGCCTTATCAGCATATTCTTCGAAAAAGACCAGCGATTTCTCATGTCATTCATTGATAGGGATATGTTCCTCAAGGATATGCAAGCTGGCCCGCAGTCGTCTCAGAATGGATGGTTTTGCTCCGTGCTATTAGTCAATGCTATTTGCGCCTTTACAGTGGTATGTGAATTGTATTGGTACTCAAATTGCCTGCTTGTCTAATCATGATTGCTTAGCGCTATTATGCCACAACCTTTGCAACCAACCCAACACATAAAGGTGACCTAGGGGAGGCATTCTTTTCTGAATCGAAACGGCTGCTCGACTTGGAGGCTGGGAAACCCTCACTCCCAACTGCGCAGGCACTCCTCATCATGTTCTCGTACTGTTCCATAATGGGTCGCGACCGAGCGGGAAATCTGTTTCGCGCCGCAGGTTACGAAATGATGAAGCGTGTAATGCCAAGAGTTAATGCGGCACTTTCGAACAACACTCATGCGCCCGAAAAGCGTCGAGCCATTTTAAAAGCCCTTTGGGGGATGTTCTGTTTTGACAGGTCAgcttggcaaagtctttATCATTTCTTCTATTTCCACCATATTTTCGCATCGTAAACACTCACATGACTACAGTGTATGTTCCTCAGTCTATTTGCGGCCATCGCTATTTTCTACACCAGAGATACCTCATTTGTACGAGTTAGTCGATAGGATGGAGCATTCCCAGAGTGAATCTGGCGAGGGAGGGTCAGGCAAGGCGCGGATAGGGTCCGAAAGGGATGATTTGACACTAAAGTATGCTTGTGATTTATCCgaaatcttcaacaaggccatgcTAAGGCCTCGCCTTAACGGACCTGGAGCTAGCAGTTCACAACTAGCGCAGCTTTACGACGAGttgcagatgctgcaagccaagttACCCAAGGAACAAGGATACAAGGAGACTCACCACTACGAACATTGCCACTTATGGTAAGTAGCATACTGTAACCGTCTCCTATCATATTCACTAGCAGTGCCCTCATATCGCAATACAGGGCGTATCACCACGTAGTGGCTGCCAACATCGCGCGACTCGTTCAGAATCACGACACGCAAATGCTCTCCGAGGAGCACGCCCCTGCGGACAATTTTGTTGGCCACTGCCAAGGCATCATACAGAATATTGATCGCCATCTTTATCGGCACCCTTCCGAACGCGACGGCTCCCTGACTATCCTTTATTTCGCCTACACATGCACAACGGCGCTGCTCGATTATGTCAACACCTCAGTTTCGGCGTCGCAGACATTTACACGAGCTTGCCAAATAATTCACGAGGCAAAGGTATATCCGCTATCaaaccttcttcttgaaggACTGGCAGCTGTTGCACATCAAATTAGTGTACAGCTACCAGATGACACGGCGCCCTACTTCAGTAATATCCCCACGGACGAACTGGAGCATGGGGATATTGCTCTTGGCTTCGCCGTGCCCATACGCTACCAACTTTCCAAATTGTTAAGCGATGAAGAATTGGATTTCGATCCAGAAGGTTTAGGGATCGAACTGGGTGATGTAATTGCGCGAAGTAGAGCAAATCGCAGAATATGAGATGAAATACATCCATGTGGCATCCCTGATGCACTGCTACTATGACCATTTTTCTGTGCCGCCACCCGACATGATAACCGACATGGAAACTTCAGCTACGCTTCCCGTGCGGCGAGATGTTTCCGTGAATATGGCCCAAGTGCTAGGTTGTGGACATCACAGAGGAGAGGCGATAAATGAGAGTTTGCGGGGTTCATCATGACACCAATCagtggcggaggaggcttTCCCGGTTGATGTCGCCCAGTATGTAATTGGATCAGGCATGATTTCTCGATATCCTGAGCCAATAGAGAAAGCTGGAGGACTTCCGTGCTAATCTCGCTACATAATTCGTTCGTCGACGGCGTAATTTGTCCGGCTCGTCCATCTAGATATCCATCATAGAGTCGGCACATTTTTTGGACTCGAGTTATCTACAACTCAAGAACTTCAAACTGGCGTTGGACCTGGATGAAGTGCGTTGAAGCGCCCATACTTCTTTACACAGcgaaccatcaccacattgCCCGGCTATCAAGAATACTCCGTAACGAAGCAAGGACGGGGCTCACGTGGGTGAGTTGCCTCTTGGATGTTTGTTTTATACTAATCGTTGATCGCTTCGATAAGTGCTCTGAGTACGACATGAGGGATGGAGGGTACTTGACAGAAAGCCGCAGAGACTAATTCTCGCCTAACTCTAGCATACCTTTGACCTCAACctgcaaccaccacaaacacccTGGTCCAGACTGGTTTAGTCTAATGTATGGAAACGGCTTCTAAACAGGCCCCTGCCATGtcgacatcaccatctgGAAGGTAGCTTGCTACAGCCGGTGGCCGGCTGCATAGGACCGGACGGGCAGCGGGATTTGGTTTAATGTTGAGCTGTAGACTCGGAAGCATTACTAACGTTCGCTAAAGCTCCAAGCGACCACCTCCTGCCCCGTGTCGCCGCCGACTGGTATTTGTGGCCAGACTTAGCTCTGTCTATATCCAAGAGCCCTGATTGAGCAAAAATTGCCCGAGTGCGAGGCTCTTCGTCAAGGGCAATTGCCGATGATTGAAAACGCCGACATGCCGTGGCGGGATAGCTCAAGCAGAGTCACAGAGAGCTGTTTCCGCTTTAAAGTTGAGTAGGACGCTGAATATGCAGCGCGGGGGTACGTATGAATCGTCCAACTGGCTGGCTATTGGTGTTGCGACCATTCTGCTGGACACATGAAGGCAAAATATGGGGACAATTTCGAAAGGGACCTGATTCCGTTGACCCAGGATTTCGTCTGCGGTGCGATACAATTCTTTGTTAGGTGTGGCATCCTCAAAGTTCCGTCTTGGATTCGGACTaccttggtggtgacatcTGAGAATATGAGGAACTCACAAAATTCTCTATGCCCGACACACTTCGATACACAAGCGCGCCTTTGAGAAAAGGATGACAAATTACAGTTCGCCTATTCGAGAGACGGAGCTCATAAGAACATCTCTTGAGAAAGTAAGCGGAGCGACGCCCGCAATACCTGCTGTTTTCTCGTTTCGACCGACATTTCTAGCCCGACTTTTGTCCTGtgatttctttctttctttctttctttcatttttttttatttatGCCGAAAGCCCTCTCTAGCTTTGGAATGGCCAAGCCTGTCAACACCTCGGCAGTGTCGGCAATGTTGGCTTGTCGTTCAGAAGCATTGATGCCCTTTTGAATTATTGGCCTTTACTTTTGCCGGTCGCTGTGCTCGTCGCCGTGTGCTGTTCCTCTTCAAACAGTACGTAGTCACAAAATGAGCACATGGCTCGGCGGTCGAGTACCCCATCAGCGCCAGGTGACGCCACATTCTACCCAACCGAGTTTTGCAATAATCCGTTGACTGGACGGCCAATAAATGCTGCATCGCTCGGATGATGCATCGAAGCACCCGTCTACGTTCTTCAACGATTTGACTGTCATGCATAAAAGATACCGAGACATCCTGCCGCTTCCCGATACGTCCAAGGTAGAAAGGCAGGCTGAGGCCGAATCTTCCGAGCCTGCCAAGCGGAAACGCCACGCGACGGTAATGGCATGTAATAGTTGCAGGGCCAAAAAGACAGGTGTATGTGATGGCTTGTGAAGCTTCTCCTAGCCAGAATACGATTCTTTTTAGATGCTAAGAGATAAACTAATCGTTAAGTCAGTGTGATGGCCATCGGCCGGCTTGCGGGCCTTGTGTCGCACGAGGTACAAATTGCACTTACACCTCTAACGTCGCCGAAACGCCTGCCATGGCAAAGAAGCGGGAGATCGAGGCACTAAGGGAAGAGAATAGCAGGCTCGCCGCAATCATGGATAGGTTAAGATTAGCACCAGAAACAGAAGCAATAGCTGCACTCCGCGAGCTGCGACAGACAACTACAGCAGAGGACCCAGCAAGCTTCCTACCGTATTCTGTACAAGCCCCCTTTACGTTACCATTAGCATCAGTCAGTGCTCCAACTCAAGGGAGTATCGAGTTTGAGCTGATGATTCGTCATGCTATTGCCTATCCCACGCTGGCGCCACTGGACGCGGCAGCTACTGGCGATCTATCTCGATCCATGGATGTGCGCGGCAAGCCGCATGCTATTGGGCTTAGGTATTATTTCATCTGACCCGATATTTAGAGGGAGTGGGAATTGCATGAGCTAAAGACCGTGTTCTGCTACAGTCTGAACCCGCCAACGGCATCCACAATGTCGGAACCCGAAACCAGTCAGCCGATCGTTTCGCCTGCACCGAGCTGGAACGAACCACATGGTGAAGTAAAGTCGACGGCCTACTGCGATGCGCGGCTAGACCTATTAAATATCAGCTTTTGGAGTAGGCTAGTTATTACCAGGGAGCTGGCTGCAACGTTGATATCCCTATATCTCGAGACGGATCATCCCACGCTTGGACTTTTCGATGCCAACCTATTTCTGGTTGATCTTATTGACTGTCGCACTCGTTACTGTTCTCAgcttcttgtttctgctATTCTTTCGTGGGCATGTGTGAGTTAAATGTCCCTCTGCGGCACTAGACGGAAAGATTGCTAATAGCATTCAGCATGCGTACAGTACTTTTGATCCACAGGCAACTGCACTTGGCGAAGCGTGTTTCAATGAAGCCGATTCTTTGTGGAAGGTGGAACAAAGTTTTGACTCGCTGCCTACTGTCGCCGCTGCCCAGCTTCTCAGCCTCTCGAGCATATATAATGGACATAACGGGGGTATTCCATACTTAAATCTAGGCATCGAAATGGCTCAACGAATGGGTCTGTTCGGACTTCCAAACCTTGCGATGGTTGACCCGTCGGTTGAAGAGGGTCGAAAGCCAGATGACTGGACGATGGCAAAGTCGCACACTGCTTGGGGCGTGTACAACTGGATTGTGTAAATTACTTCAGCTTGGACGATGCCGACAGCAATCAATATCTAACATGAATGCAGTATGCGGTCTTTAATGTTTCAAGAGGAGGAGCCAGCGGCGAGATATCCGCCAAATACTGATCCGCCTGGCAAAGGTGTCCATCTCACCTCGAACAATTGGACTGGGGCCGCAACACATCCACCAAGCTTGCCATACTACATGGGCAGAACATTTCCAGCCACCTGCGAATTTTGGTTGCTCACTCGCGAGTGGACAACGGTCTACTATGTGTCTGGCAGGATGCCTATTCGGGATCGTGTGTCTCTGCACTTTGCACGTGGGATATTTCAGAGGCTGCTGGCTTGGTCCGACAAGCTGCACACGATGCTGGTGAGGGGAGACAAAAGCTCCCACCATAGCATCATCTTTCAGTAGGCGCAAATCCCATTACCTGTAAATGAAACGCCAGCTCACGATTTACACAGAATCTGGTTCCACGTCTCCATACTTCAGCTGTTCCGACCCTTTGCGCGACCGGCCGCTGCCGCAACTGacctcctcatccaagaTGACTTTGCAGTGGCCGTATTCACGGCCTCTCTAAATCAACTTAAACATCTTACAACCATGTTCCACTCTACATACCCATGTGCACAGTACGCTGCGTTCTGGCACGTCGCGCCATTGCATATTGCAAATGCCGTACTGCAAAACACCAGTGACCCCTACTGGTGGCCATACTTTATGCTCTGCCTGGACAGCTATGCAGATCTATACGGCGCATTTCGCGTCGCCGGGGCTATTAATAAGAGCCTCTTGTCGATTGCCCTTCGCTTAAAAGTCATCACCCCATCGAAAGCCCAGGCCCTCATGGCGCAAGTCGATGAAAAGGGGATTCACCACAGTCATGACCAAAGCATCAGCGCAAGTTTCATTGTTGATCTCGACTTGGCCGATGTGGATCCTCTGGCCGCGCAGCTAATGAGCCTAAGTAACTCGTTTGATGATATGGCCTTGTTTGGAGAGTTTACGGAACTTGAGACGGAGGCCCTCGTTGCGGGGGAAGACAGCTGAGGAGTAGCTGGGGCGAGGAGGCTATGACCGTGGAGGATATGCCCGACGGTATGTGAATAGGCAGTCTGCAGATAAATCATGGAATCATGGTGTTTTAGTATGCTAGCGTGGTATTTTACACCCTTTCCGCTGTTTGTGCTTGCTGCCTCTCTGGGCGTGAGCTTCCCTCGTGCCTAGCTTCTCATATATTTCGATATTATCTCCAAATGTTACGCTTATGTTTGTGTGCAATTTCGACCTGATGAGCACATTATGTTCTCGTTTCTGACTAGCACAGCCAATCTATATGGACTTTTTGGTTTCACCGGCGAGACTATAGCTGGTGCCGGGAGATGAACCACCATGTGACGTTTGTTGACTCTCACGTATGCATTGGCACGGATTGTTTTCTCCTTAAATCTAATCGAATGGAATGTGGGATGCTCAAAGTGAAGCGATTCCTTTACGAATGACGGTTATTTCCTCGTTGAAACGGGGGAAGCGTACAACTTGTTGAAACGAATTTAGTGATGCCGTATAGATCGTCGCCTCAACCTCTATGTAGCTGCCTGGACCGGAGGCgaggcaatgtcaatgttgcagcATTCACCGATTCATCTCAGTTAGGAAGTAATGACAAAGCGACAGACATCTGTCGCTGCAAGCTAGCGTTGTCCAGAGGTTTTCACCAAGGAGTGGCATTCGATTGAATCAAGCTATGAAAGATCTCATCGAAGTTCGTAAGCTCCAAtacaagaaaaaaaaaaa
It contains:
- a CDS encoding fungal specific transcription factor domain-containing protein, producing MTTYTKEIFAENAQEGRYLDIKSKHDQPDLQVRGGKMGGAGSAANLVTTRASSRRAAGEQLRELFNYLQTRSWNEAVGILRRIRETADPLEVVRLVRDGDLLLLHAGPEEKQMVSVEPQSPSQHPSRLIPITTSPWTTVTDSSTLKRLISIFFEKDQRFLMSFIDRDMFLKDMQAGPQSSQNGWFCSVLLVNAICAFTVRYYATTFATNPTHKGDLGEAFFSESKRLLDLEAGKPSLPTAQALLIMFSYCSIMGRDRAGNLFRAAGYEMMKRVMPRVNAALSNNTHAPEKRRAILKALWGMFCFDSVCSSVYLRPSLFSTPEIPHLYELVDRMEHSQSESGEGGSGKARIGSERDDLTLKYACDLSEIFNKAMLRPRLNGPGASSSQLAQLYDELQMLQAKLPKEQGYKETHHYEHCHLWAYHHVVAANIARLVQNHDTQMLSEEHAPADNFVGHCQGIIQNIDRHLYRHPSERDGSLTILYFAYTCTTALLDYVNTSVSASQTFTRACQIIHEAKVYPLSNLLLEGLAAVAHQISVQLPDDTAPYFSNIPTDELEHGDIALGFAVPIRYQLSKLLSDEELDFDPEGLGIELGDVIARSRANRRI
- a CDS encoding Zn(2)-C6 fungal-type DNA-binding domain-containing protein (similar to Metarhizium robertsii ARSEF 23 XP_007822297.1); this translates as MAKKREIEALREENSRLAAIMDRLRLAPETEAIAALRELRQTTTAEDPASFLPYSVQAPFTLPLASVSAPTQGSIEFELMIRHAIAYPTLAPLDAAATGDLSRSMDREWELHELKTVFCYSLNPPTASTMSEPETSQPIVSPAPSWNEPHGEVKSTAYCDARLDLLNISFWSRLVITRELAATLISLYLETDHPTLGLFDANLFLVDLIDCRTRYCSQLLVSAILSWACHAYSTFDPQATALGEACFNEADSLWKVEQSFDSLPTVAAAQLLSLSSIYNGHNGGIPYLNLGIEMAQRMGLFGLPNLAMVDPSVEEGRKPDDWTMAKSHTAWGVYNWIVMRSLMFQEEEPAARYPPNTDPPGKGVHLTSNNWTGAATHPPSLPYYMGRTFPATCEFWLLTREWTTVYYVSGRMPIRDRVSLHFARGIFQRLLAWSDKLHTMLVRGDKSSHHSIIFQIWFHVSILQLFRPFARPAAAATDLLIQDDFAVAVFTASLNQLKHLTTMFHSTYPCAQYAAFWHVAPLHIANAVLQNTSDPYWWPYFMLCLDSYADLYGAFRVAGAINKSLLSIALRLKVITPSKAQALMAQVDEKGIHHSHDQSISASFIVDLDLADVDPLAAQLMSLSNSFDDMALFGEFTELETEALVAGEDS